In Anthonomus grandis grandis chromosome 16, icAntGran1.3, whole genome shotgun sequence, a single window of DNA contains:
- the LOC126745756 gene encoding protein patched homolog 1-like encodes MTCKINKIFEKFTFAVVTNTEAFFYKLGVSIAQKPLKTILLCWILVFLSAFGFLRFRQEKNPLKLWVPPDTAFVRDSEWLMSTFQRGFSDEAITIVADDVLTPKVIRKLGDIHTTMMKAKTDSNITMIDVCFRIPKVNKKLLKLMLSDTEQDEDPSTTMSAALYCSFIETMKTDCYTKSILELWDFNITHINTLTKDDIVNTINNYDKNMIFGKLKSYEHLLGDVERNETGHIIKAKAIENYWLLLVNFSSVDMNKAGNMAGTGEWASEEALDWENTFLKIAQNISIEDGEVYYFSGRSFGDISNKSMFQDMDKLCIGIAIMVVYVQFVISKFNWLEARIVLGTVGLLTIVMGFTVGAGLCALFGIFYGPVHMSLPFLLMGLGVDDMLVIMTCWDELSVVEQRLPLPERVGLMLKHAGVSITITSFTDVIAFIIGSSTILPCLESFCIYAAFGVFMTFIFAITFFTACFVLDQKRLESGRNGVLPWIEHPNYKPNKCSQSRITNKVFEFVYGKIILTVPGKVVVILFTLACAGFSIESTLRLEQRFDPRWFLPEGTHLADFLRAREAHFPHVGFDAGMYMGSLNYSQELTKIKDAVDKLENMTDITSNVMSWVDPFRTFVLVNFKHDVYEKELDEARFNVFMSKFLHSPRYAKYQGNFVFESDLECGAPIPKIKMSSIDFNIKRFPDPRQHIVPMHRVMEVAEKANFTSGDRFATVWSKFFAMWITDELIDVEVMRNLELALLCVMACTILLIADLQTCFWIFICVLVTMINVCGFMQRWGLTIDLVSCIGLELAIGLCVDYATHIGHTFLTIHEGSKKERALRTVSSIGSAVLYGGLSTFIGVFMMSQSDAYTFQSFFKIFTLVIIFGLFHGTVLFPVILSLIGPKPYKVQHSVPIPQRSQEENGVEIVEVTKTSEGWL; translated from the exons ATGACGTGCAAGATAAAcaagatttttgaaaagttcACTTTTGCTGTTGTCACCAATACggaagcatttttttacaa ATTAGGAGTATCGATAGCccaaaaacccttaaaaacaatCCTACTTTGTTGGATTCTCGTCTTCCTGAGCGCATTCGGGTTCTTAAGGTTCAGACAGGAAAAGAACCCCTTAAAACTATGGGTACCACCCGATACCGCATTCGTAAGAGACTCGGAGTGGCTCATGAGCACTTTTCAAAGGGGATTCTCTGACGAAGCTATTACGATTGTAGCTGACGATGTACTTACGCCTAAAGTAATTAGAAAA ctcGGTGATATTCACACTACAATGATGAAAGCTAAAACAGACAGCAATATCACAATGATAGATGTCTGTTTCAG GATACCAAAAGTGAACAAAAAACTGCTCAAGCTAATGTTGAGCGATACGGAACAAGACGAAGACCCAAGCACGACAATGAGCGCAGCGTTATATTGTAGTTTTATAGAAACCATGAAGACTGACTGTTATACCAAAAGTATTTTGGAACTATGGGATTTTAATATAACTCATATTAATACTCTGACCAAAGACGATATTGTGAATACCATTAATAATTACGATAAGAA TATGATTTTTGGGAAATTAAAAAGCTACGAACATCTACTAGGAGATGTAGAGCGAAACGAAACGGGACATATCATAAAAGCCAAAGCAATCGAAAACTACTGGTTACTCCTTGTTAATTTTTCATCTGTAGATATGAATAAGGCCGGAAATATGGCCGGAACTGGTGAATgg GCATCTGAAGAAGCACTGGACTgggaaaatacatttttaaaaatcgctcAGAATATTTCAATAGAGGACGGAGAGGTGTACTATTTTTCTGGCAGGAG CTTTGGTGATATCAGCAACAAATCAATGTTCCAAGACATGGACAAACTATGTATCGGAATTGCCATAATGGTGGTTTATGTCCAATTCGTAATATCAAAGTTCAACTGGCTAGAAGCAAGG ATCGTTTTAGGTACAGTAGGTCTTTTGACAATTGTGATGGGTTTTACCGTAGGGGCAGGTCTTTGTGCATTGTTTGGGATTTTTTATGGACCGGTCCATATGAGCTTACCATTTCTCTTAATGGGGTTAG gcGTGGATGATATGCTAGTAATAATGACTTGCTGGGATGAACTCTCAGTGGTGGAACAACGACTACCACTACCAGAGAGGGTTGGATTGATGTTGAAGCATGCCGGAGTCTCCATTACCATTACATCCTTTACTGACGTTATTGCCTTTATTATTGGATCATCTACA atTCTGCCATGTTTAGAGTCGTTTTGTATCTACGCGGCTTTTGGCGTATTCATGACCTTTATCTTTGCAATCACATTTTTCACCGCTTGTTTTGTGCTGGACCAAAAAAGACTGGAGAGTGGCAGAAACGGGGTTTTGCCCTGGATCGAACATCCGAATTATAAACCGAATAAATGCAGCCAGAGCAGGATTACCAATAAGGTCTTCGAGTTTGTTTATGGCAAGATTATTTTGACTGTACCGGGAAAG GTAGTTGTGATCCTATTTACACTTGCCTGTGCGGGGTTTAGCATAGAAAGCACCCTAAGACTAGAGCAAAGATTTGACCCCAGGTGGTTCCTACCAGAAGGAACCCACTTGGCAGATTTCCTTAGGGCAAGAGAAGCCCATTTCCCTCACGTGGGGTTCGATGCGGGGATGTACATGGGCTCCCTAAATTACTCCCAGGAATTAACGAAAATCAAAGATGCAGTCGACAAATTGGAAAATATGACCGACATTACTAGCAATGTTATGTCATGGGTCGATCCTTTTAGAACGTTCGTTCTAGTTAATTTCAAACATG ATGTGTATGAAAAGGAACTGGACGAAGCAAGGTTTAATGTATTTATGTCAAAGTTCTTGCATAGTCCGAGATATGCAAAGTACCAAGGGAATTTTGTGTTCGAAAGTGACTTGGAGTGTGGAGCTCCTATACCGAAAATAAAG ATGTCAAGTATAGATTTCAATATAAAACGCTTCCCAGATCCGAGACAGCACATAGTACCGATGCACCGAGTTATGGAAGTAGCAGAAAAGGCAAATTTCACCTCTGGCGACCGATTCGCGACCGTTTGGTCCAAATTTTTCGCTATGTGGATTACTGATGAG TTAATTGACGTCGAAGTGATGAGAAACCTTGAACTGGCCCTTTTATGCGTCATGGCATGCACTATATTACTTATAGCGGATCTCCAGACTTGTTTTTGGATATTTATTTGCGTTTTGGTCACTATGATTAACGTTTGCGGTTTTATGCAACGGTGGGGTCTCACCATAGATCTG GTGTCATGCATAGGTTTAGAGTTGGCTATAGGTTTATGCGTTGACTATGCCACTCACATAGGACATACCTTTTTGACTATTCATGAAGGTTCTAAAAAAGAGAGGGCGTTACGAACAGTAAGCTCCATAGGATCGGCTGTTTTATATGGAGGACTATCAACTTTTATAGGAGTATTTATGATGAGCCAATCGGATGCCTATACATTTCAGTCGTTCTTTAAG ATATTTACCTTAGTAATTATATTTGGTCTTTTCCATGGAACGGTGTTGTTTCCAGTAATATTAAGTTTAATCGGGCCTAAACCCTATAAGGTGCAGCATAGCGTGCCCATCCCACAAAGAAGTCAGGAGGAAAACGGGGTGGAAATTGTGGAAGTGACCAAAACGTCCGAGGGGtggttataa
- the LOC126745800 gene encoding aspartate aminotransferase, mitochondrial has protein sequence MSLKKSVTFLHSKNGIACLSSRASSWWSGVPMGPPDVILGVTEAFKRDNNPKKINLGVGAYRDDDGKPYVLPCVRKAEEKLRAKNLDHEYAPIGGTAEFCKHSIELALGEGSEVVQNGLNATIQGISGTGSLRVAAAFLNGFFPGNKVVYLPNPSWGNHTPLFKHSGLEVKSYRYYDPSTCGLDFAGALDDISKIPEKSIVLLHACAHNPTGVDPTKEQWAELSNLIKKKNLFPFFDMAYQGFATGSVDNDAFAVRHFIKEGHKIALCQSYAKNMGLYGQRAGAFSITADSKEESDRVMSQIKILIRALYSNPPLHGARIVTEILGDPQLRADWLKEVKGMADRIISVRTKLRDNLKKEGSIKSWEHITNQIGMFCFTGMNAQQVERLTKEFSIYLTKDGRISMAGVTSKNVEYLAHGIHQVTK, from the exons ATGTCTCTTAAAAAGTCCGTTACGTTCCTCCACAGTAAAAATGGTATCGCTTGCCTTAGCTCGAGGGCCAG TTCTTGGTGGTCGGGGGTTCCAATGGGCCCCCCTGATGTAATCCTTGGTGTCACCGAGGCCTTTAAACGTGACAACAACCCCAAGAAGATTAACTTAGGAGTGGGAGCGTACAGGGATGACGATGGTAAACCCTATGTACTCCCATGTGTCCGCAAAGCTGAAGAGAAACTCCGGGCAAAAAATTTAGATCATGAATATGCACCAATAGGAGGAACTGCCGAATTTTGCAAGCACAGTATCGAGCTTGCTTTAGGAGAGGGATCTGAAGTTGTGCAAAATGGCTTGAATGCCACAATCCAAGGTATCTCAGGCACTGGGTCCCTTAGGGTTGCCGCTGcctttttaaatggatttttccCTGGAAATAAGGTGGTGTATTTACCTAACCCTTCTTGGGGCAATCACACTCCTCTCTTTAAACATTCAGGATTGGAGGTGAAATCTTATAGATATTATGACCCTAGCACTTGTGGCCTTGACTTTGCTGGAGCTCTGGACGATATTTCA aaaatcccAGAAAAATCAATAGTTCTTCTGCATGCATGTGCCCATAACCCCACAGGGGTTGACCCCACAAAAGAGCAATGGGCGGAACTCTCCAACTTGATCAAGAAGAAAAATTTGTTCCCATTCTTTGACATGGCTTATCAAGGCTTTGCGACAGGCAGTGTCGATAATGATGCATTCGCG GTTCGTCACTTCATTAAAGAAGGACACAAAATAGCCCTCTGTCAGAGCTACGCTAAAAACATGGGTCTCTACGGCCAAAGGGCGGGAGCCTTCAGCATAACTGCAGACTCAAAAGAGGAATCCGACAGAGTAATGTCCCAAATCAAGATCCTCATTAGAGCGTTATACTCTAACCCACCGCTACACGGCGCCAGGATCGTGACCGAGATCCTTGGTGATCCACAACTGAGAGCTGACTG gCTTAAAGAAGTGAAAGGAATGGCCGACAGAATTATCTCGGTCAGAACCAAGTTGAGGGACAACTTAAAGAAGGAAGGATCGATCAAGAGTTGGGAACACATCACGAATCAAATCGGGATGTTCTGTTTCACTGGGATGAATGCTCAACAA gttGAAAGGTTAACTAAAGAATTTAGCATCTACCTCACTAAAGATGGCCGTATTTCAATGGCAGGAGTCACAAGTAAAAATGTGGAATACCTCGCTCACGGAATACATCAAGTAACTAAGTAG